In Phyllobacterium zundukense, one DNA window encodes the following:
- a CDS encoding DUF2312 domain-containing protein: MDDLAAQGGVEGVAAAELRQFIERIERLEEEKTTLQDDIKEVMAEAKGRGYDTKIIRTIVRLRKKDANERKEEEAILELYMNALGME, translated from the coding sequence ATGGATGATTTGGCGGCGCAGGGTGGTGTCGAGGGTGTAGCGGCTGCGGAACTGCGGCAGTTCATCGAACGCATCGAACGCCTCGAGGAAGAAAAGACCACGCTCCAGGACGACATCAAGGAAGTGATGGCCGAGGCCAAGGGGCGCGGTTACGACACCAAGATCATCCGCACCATCGTCCGCCTGCGCAAGAAGGACGCCAATGAGCGCAAGGAAGAGGAAGCGATCCTCGAACTTTACATGAATGCTCTCGGCATGGAGTAA
- a CDS encoding TIGR01458 family HAD-type hydrolase — translation MISGVLLDLAGVLYDGETPVPGAADAVVRLREAGLPIRFVSNTTRMAKQAILDQLGRLGFSARSEELFTPAQAARQWLRQHNRTPHLLIHPDLMPEFQGLSGGAGTVVIVGDAGEAFDYRTLNSAFRALIEGAEFLALAPNRTFKDADGKLSLDAGPFVAALEFASQRRAIVLGKPSPAFFLAALASMDCPRTEAVMVGDDAETDVAGALRAGLGHGLLVRTGKYRAGDEERFTPPPTAIVNDISAAVDWIIAVRS, via the coding sequence ATGATTAGCGGTGTGCTGCTCGACCTTGCCGGCGTCCTCTATGATGGCGAAACGCCTGTACCGGGCGCAGCAGATGCTGTTGTCCGCCTGCGCGAGGCCGGTCTTCCCATCCGTTTTGTCAGCAATACGACACGCATGGCCAAGCAGGCCATTCTCGACCAGCTCGGCAGGCTCGGCTTTTCTGCCAGAAGTGAGGAGCTGTTCACGCCGGCGCAAGCCGCACGTCAATGGCTTCGCCAGCACAATCGAACGCCACACCTTCTGATCCACCCTGATCTCATGCCCGAGTTCCAAGGCCTTTCAGGCGGCGCCGGGACGGTGGTCATTGTCGGCGATGCGGGCGAGGCCTTCGATTACAGGACGCTGAATAGCGCGTTTCGCGCCCTGATCGAAGGCGCGGAATTCCTGGCGCTGGCGCCGAATCGGACTTTCAAGGATGCCGATGGCAAACTCAGCCTCGATGCGGGGCCGTTCGTCGCGGCGCTGGAGTTCGCCAGCCAAAGACGCGCGATTGTGCTGGGCAAGCCGTCGCCCGCATTCTTCCTGGCGGCGCTTGCCAGCATGGATTGTCCGAGGACGGAAGCCGTGATGGTTGGCGACGATGCTGAAACCGACGTCGCGGGGGCCTTGCGGGCCGGACTTGGCCATGGCCTGCTGGTGCGCACGGGGAAGTATCGCGCCGGCGACGAGGAACGTTTCACACCGCCGCCCACAGCCATAGTGAATGATATTTCGGCGGCGGTTGACTGGATCATCGCCGTGCGCAGTTGA